Proteins from a genomic interval of Gadus macrocephalus chromosome 2, ASM3116895v1:
- the cdipt gene encoding CDP-diacylglycerol--inositol 3-phosphatidyltransferase: MAEDNIFLFVPNLIGYARIVLAFLSFALMPCCPLPAAFCYLLSALLDAFDGHAARALNQSTKFGAMLDMLTDRCATMCLLVNLALLYPSYTFLFQISMCLDISSHWLHLHSSMMKGSTSHKIIDLSGNPALRLYYTSKPVLFIMCMGNEMFFCLLYLLYHTPEPAVWMLVLEGVCGIICLLKSGISVLHLITAAQNMVALDAAERQAVKDQ; this comes from the exons ATGGCGGAAGACAATATCTTCCTCTTCGTTCCGAATCTGATCG GGTATGCCCGTATCGTGCTGGCCTTCCTCTCCTTCGCTCTGATGCCGTGCTGTCCGCTCCCGGCGGCGTTCTGCTACCTCCTCAGTGCCCTCCTGGACGCCTTCGATGGCCACGCCGCACGCGCCCTCAACCAAT CCACTAAGTTCGGTGCGATGCTGGACATGCTGACCGACCGCTGCGCCACCATGTGTCTCCTGGTCAACCTGGCGCTGCTCTACCCCTCCTACACCTTCCTCTTCCAGATCAGCATGTGCCTCGACATCTCCAGCCACTGGCTGCACctgcacag CTCCATGATGAAGGGTTCCACAAGCCACAAGATCATTGACCTGTCTGGGAACCCGGCCCTCAGACTCTACTACACCTCCAAG cCGGTGCTGTTCATCATGTGTATGGGCAACGAGATGTTCTTctgcctgctctacctcctctaCCACACCCCAGAACCAGCAG TGTGGATGCTGGTCCTAGAAGGTGTGTGCGGGATCATCTGCCTCCTGAAGTCAGGGATCAGTGTTCTGCATCTGATCACCGCCGCCCAGAACATGGTCGCCCTGGACGCTGCTGAGAGACAGGCCGTCAAGGACCAAtga
- the LOC132471953 gene encoding myc-associated zinc finger protein-like gives MDTSWSNFLFQTPAAQSQSEADMLPELSGSNPSPHDDHLAPPPSTVDTAALSEDPPAVKPLSKVGRPAHICATCSKQFKNSYNLRRHQSVHTGVRMKDRAAREKGAVPLSLLHLTLPPPAAPEPLPSRSNQQAQPLAVSVAPATVTMAAPPQPIQASLVVVGALEQISPGPPRSVTAVASQVRKNHACEACGKAFRDVYHLNRHRLSHSDEKPYSCPVCQQRFKRKDRMSYHVRSHQGGVEKPYICPHCAKAFSRPDHLNSHVRQVHSTERPFKCTVNTCSSAFATRDRLRAHLIRHEEKVPCHICGKLLSAAYITDHMRVHNQSQHHACHLCNRSFTTLTYLRVHAQKHHGQEWKESGGVRGGGVLLCQLCGVQCKTATQLQGHMGTHAAPPPTTSSPSSSTGGGAMGGGASMSVAVTSGNSVALLVSDCSSINTSSINTSSINTSSINTSSTHS, from the exons ATGGATACCTCCTGGAGTAACTTCCTGTTCCAG ACGCCTGCCGCTCAGAGCCAATCAGAAGCAGACATGCTGCCCGAGCTCAGTGGCTCCAACCCCAGTCCCCATGACGAccacctggccccgcccccctccacgGTGGACACGGCGGCCCTCAGCGAGGACCCCCCCGCAG tcaaGCCTCTCTCCAAGGTCGGCCGCCCGGCCCACATCTGTGCGACCTGCAGCAAGCAGTTCAAGAACAGCTACAACCTGCGGCGACACCAGTCCGTCCACACGGGCGTCCGCATGAAGGACCGCGCCGCCCGGGAGAAGGGGGCGGTGCCGCTGTCCCTGCTCCACCTCACCCTgcctccccccgccgccccaGAGCCCCTCCCGTCGCGCTCCAACCAGCAGGCGCAACCCCTCGCCGTGTCCGTCGCCCCGGCAACCGTAACCATGGCAGCACCGCCTCAACCCATCCAGGCctctctggtggtggtgggagccTTGGAACAG ATTTCCCCGGGTCCCCCTCGCAGCGTGACCGCGGTGGCCAGCCAGGTGAGGAAGAACCACGCTTGCGAGGCGTGCGGGAAGGCCTTCCGGGACGTGTACCACCTGAACCGCCACCGCCTCTCCCACTCGGACGAGAAGCCGTACTCCTGCCCCGTGTGCCAGCAGCGCTTCAAGAGGAAGGACCGCATGTCCTACCACGTCCGCTCACACCAGGGGGGCGTGGAGAAGCCTTACATCTGCCCCCACTGCGCCAAGGCCTTCTCCAG ACCCGACCACCTCAACAGCCACGTCAGACAAGTTCACTCCACGGAGAGACCCTTCAAGTGCACAGTAAAC ACGTGCTCCTCTGCGTTCGCGACCCGCGACCGGCTGCGCGCTCACCTGATCCGCCACGAGGAGAAGGTCCCCTGCCACATCTGTGGGAAGCTGCTGTCCGCCGCCTACATCACCGACCACATGAGGGTCCACAACCAATCGCAGCACCACGCCTGCCACCTCTGCAACCGCA GCTTCACCACCCTCACCTACCTGCGGGTCCACGCCCAGAAGCACCACGGCCAGGAGTGGAAGGAGAGCGGGGGGGTCCGCGGGGGGGGCGTCCTGCTCTGCCAGCTGTGCGGGGTCCAGTGCAAGACGGCCACGCAGCTCCAGGGTCACATGGGCACCCacgccgccccgccccccaccacctcctccccctcctccagcaccgGAGGCGGGGccatggggggcggggccagcatgTCGGTCGCGGTAACCAGCGGCAACAGCGTGGCCCTGCTGGTCAGCGACTGCTCCTCCATCAACACCTCCAGCATCAACACCTCCTCCATCAACACCTCCAGTAtcaacacctcctccacccacagcTAG